A genomic segment from Lemur catta isolate mLemCat1 chromosome 9, mLemCat1.pri, whole genome shotgun sequence encodes:
- the SYNM gene encoding synemin isoform X2, with protein sequence MADRLRDYQELLQVKTGLSLEVATYRALLEGESNPEILIWTEHVENMPPEFRTKSYQYTGSVLQRENERNLLSRQKAPLASLNRSSAVYSNRSGYAGSQTTTSVGSAARRGLLGSGHPSPATTQQENSYSKTVTSQTSFRTLSPTYGLLRNTEAQVKTFPDRLKAEGAREAPAYSARDSKVVQESYREHRDSVAAGAPGSARSSERTVTLGKKTEVRTTREQEGNRPVTIKAKQEEKLFDSKEKASEERNLRWEELTKLDKEARERESRHMREKAQGKESLQEKSVREREVPISLEVSRDSRPEASPKGPQTPEKKEAGDARGREAETREARFRLGTGDTTGSPPGDSMTETIAENIVTSILKQFTQSPDTEASADSFPDTKVTYMARKELPGERKTKTEIVVESKLTEDVDVSDEAGLDYLLSKDIKEVGLKGKSAERMIGDIINLGLKGKEGRAKVVNVEIIEEPVSYVGGEKAEAFSVPFEVEEVDDVSPGSKGLVEEEESYGETDVTFSVNQSRRTKQPQENITHVEEVTEAGDSEGEQSYFVSTPDEHPGDHDRDDGSVYGQIHIEEESTIRYSWQDEIMQGTWRRRTRDEEVGEKVVKPLDVPAPSLEGEVGSTHWKEQTRSGEFHAEPIVIEKEIKIPHEFHTSIKGMSSKEPRHQLAEVIGQLEETLPERMKEELSALTREGLGESGGVSVDVKKVQASGGGSVSLVAEVSLSQTVDADQLDLEELSKDEAGEIEKTVESVVRESLARRHGSAPGSPDREDGAEAPGVGIRFKRWATRELYSPSAETEEAGGASRGTERLTSPGPVSATVEVSSPGAFAQSHVLEDVSHSVRHVKLGPTEIWRTERVSQGGPPAGVVEVSGGGDPSQAASSAGVSGPHQSQVSKEAFFQGPVPACQEVGGTEDAGPAEFPTDTIDSSGRHSSFGSRQFHAEKEITFQGPISAAGKVGDSFATEEAGGLQTSVRHLQLGPKGGFSKQIQFVAPLAGDMQLGVGGDTVHVEEPPGSGTSIRHISIGPQRHQTTEQIVYQGPVPQPVEFSDSESSIVHSEGSADATQATRSYTLGGKTLVTEKSTFQRVISKSQEDSAGDMSGAEVTSGLSRSFRHIRLGPTETETSEHVVFHEPVSKTFALPGSAAPPELGELADASGTLRHIALGPKETSFTFQMDVSHVEATPSWTRKAGTEAEAHGVSDRGAWRDVDSRNDQAAGGSLKAPAGAGHQAHGEQGKEQAEFDKTVQLQRMVDQRSVISDEKKVAVLYLDNEEEEHDGHWF encoded by the exons ggCTTTATTGGAAGGAGAAAGCAATCCGGAGATATTGATCTGGACTGAGCATGTTGAAAACATGCCACcag AATTCAGAACCAAGTCTTACCAATATACTGGCTCAGTATTACAGAGGGAAAACGAAAGAAACCTGTTGTCACGGCAGAAAGCACCTTTGGCAAGTTTAAATCGCAGCTCGGCAGTGTACTCTAACCGGTCTGGGTACGCTGGGTCTCAGACGACCACGTCTGTTGGAAGTGCTGCCAGAAGAGGCCTCCTGGGTTCAGGACATCCTTCCCCGGCCACTACCCAGCAGGAGAATTCCTACAGCAAAACCGTCACCAGTCAGACCAGTTTCAGAACTCTCTCTCCAACGTATGGTCTTTTAAGAAATACTGAAGCTCAAGTGAAAACATTCCCCGACAGACTGAAAGCTGAAGGTGCAAGGGAAGCCCCCGCTTACTCAGCCAGAGACTCCAAGGTTGTCCAGGAGTCCTACCGAGAGCACCGAGACAGCGTGGCAGCAGGTGCCCCTGGAAGCGCTCGGTCAAGTGAGAGGACTGTCACTTtgggaaagaaaacagaggtGAGAACCACTAGGGAGCAAGAAGGAAACAGACCAGTAACCATCAAagcaaagcaagaagaaaaactgTTTGATTCTAAAGAGAAGGCTTCAGAGGAGAGAAACTTAAGGTGGGAAGAACTGACGAAGTTAGACAAGGAggcgagggagagagagagccgGCACATGAGGGAGAAGGCCCAGGGGAAGGAGTCGCTGCAGGAGAAAagcgtgagagagagagaggtaccGATTAGTCTAGAAGTATCCCGGGACAGCAGACCAGAGGCGTCCCCAAAAGGTCCGCAGACACCCGAAAAGAAGGAGGCTGGTGACGCTAGGGGCCGAGAGGCAGAGACAAGAGAGGCTCGGTTCAGGTTGGGCACCGGTGACACCACCGGCTCTCCGCCAGGCGACTCCATGACAGAAACCATAGCGGAAAACATCGTCACCAGCATCCTTAAGCAGTTTACTCAGTCTCCAGATACAGAAGCATCTGCTGATTCTTTCCCAGACACAAAAGTCACTTACATGGCCAGGAAAGAGCTTCCTggtgaaaggaaaacaaagactgAAATAGTCGTGGAGTCTAAGCTGACCGAAGACGTTGACGTTTCTGATGAAGCTGGCCTGGACTACCTTTTAAGCAAGGATATCAAGGAAGTGGGGCTGAAAGGGAAGTCGGCTGAGCGGATGATAGGAGACATAATCAACCTGGGCctgaaagggaaggaggggagagcaAAGGTCGTCAACGTGGAGATCATCGAAGAGCCTGTGAGCTATgtgggtggggagaaggcagaggccTTCTCCGTCCCGTTCGAGGTGGAGGAGGTTGACGATGTGTCTCCAGGCTCCAAGGGGCTTGTTGAGGAAGAGGAGAGTTACGGAGAGACCGATGTCACATTCTCAGTTAATCAAAGTCGGAGGACCAAGCAGCCCCAGGAGAACATAACTCACGTGGAGGAAGTGACAGAGGCAGGTGACTCAGAGGGCGAGCAGAGTTATTTCGTGTCGACACCGGACGAACACCCCGGGGACCACGACAGAGATGACGGCTCCGTGTATGGGCAGATCCACATCGAGGAAGAATCCACCATCAGGTACTCTTGGCAGGACGAAATCATGCAGGGGACGTGGAGGAGAAGAACGAGGGATGAAGAGGTGGGCGAGAAGGTTGTGAAACCCCTGGATGTTCCAGCGCCATCTCTGGAGGGGGAGGTAGGTTCTACTCACTGGAAAGAACAAACTAGAAGTGGTGAATTTCATGCTGAACCCATAgtcattgaaaaagaaattaaaataccgCATGAGTTCCACACCTCCATCAAGGGCATGTCCTCCAAGGAGCCCCGGCACCAGCTGGCGGAGGTCATCGGGCAGCTGGAGGAAACCCTTCCCGAGCGCATGAAGGAGGAGCTGTCCGCCCTGACCAGAGAGGGCCTAGGCGAGTCGGGTGGCGTGTCGGTCGACGTAAAGAAGGTCCAGGCCTCTGGCGGGGGTTCCGTGTCCTTGGTGGCTGAGGTCAGCCTCTCGCAGACTGTGGATGCCGATCAGTTAGACCTGGAGGAGCTCAGCAAAGACGAAGCAGGGGAGATAGAGAAAACCGTGGAGTCGGTGGTACGAGAGAGCTTGGCCAGGCGACATGGCTCAGCGCCGGGAAGCCCAGACAGGGAAGACGGGGCGGAGGCACCGGGCGTCGGCATTCGCTTCAAGCGCTGGGCCACCCGGGAACTGTACAGCCCCTCCGCCGAGACAGAGGAGGCCGGCGGGGCCTCTCGCGGCACGGAGCGGCTCACTTCCCCGGGCCCAGTGTCGGCCACCGTGGAGGTCAGCAGCCCAGGGGCCTTCGCCCAGTCACACGTGCTGGAGGACGTGAGCCACTCTGTAAGGCACGTTAAACTAGGCCCCACTGAGATCTGGAGGACTGAGCGAGTCTCGCAAGGAGGACCCCCTGCAGGAGTGGTGGAGGTAAGTGGGGGAGGCGACCCGAGTCAGGCAGCGAGCTCGGCCGGAGTGTCCGGGCCCCATCAGAGCCAAGTGTCCAAGGAAGCCTTCTTCCAAGGCCCTGTCCCTGCCTGTCAGGAGGTGGGAGGCACAGAAGACGCTGGCCCGGCAGAGTTTCCCACAGATACCATCGACAGCTCGGGGAGGCACAGCTCATTTGGCTCCAGACAGTTTCATGCTGAAAAGGAAATTACCTTTCAGGGCCCCATTTCTGCAGCAGGGAAGGTTGGTGATTCTTTTGCGACAGAAGAGGCAGGGGGTCTCCAGACTTCTGTAAGGCACCTTCAGTTAGGCCCTAAAGGAGGGTTCAGTAAGCAAATCCAGTTTGTAGCCCCACTTGCAGGTGACATGCAGTTGGGTGTCGGTGGAGATACTGTACATGTGGAAGAGCCGCCAGGGAGCGGCACATCCATTAGGCACATCAGCATCGGGCCCCAGAGGCACCAAACCACTGAGCAAATAGTTTACCAAGGGCCAGTTCCCCAACCTGTGGAATTTAGTGACTCAGAAAGCAGCATTGTCCACAGCGAGGGCTCAGCAGATGCGACCCAGGCCACTCGTAGTTACACCTTGGGCGGAAAAACCCTTGTGACTGAAAAGAGCACCTTCCAAAGGGTCATTTCCAAATCTCAGGAGGATAGTGCAGGGGACATGTCAGGGGCAGAGGTGACATCGGGCCTTAGCAGATCCTTTAGGCACATTCGACTGGGTCCCACAGAAACTGAAACCTCTGAGCACGTTGTCTTCCATGAACCCGTGTCCAAAACATTTGCTCTGCCTGGTTCAGCGGCCCCCCCTGAGCTAGGCGAGTTAGCGGACGCCAGCGGAACACTCAGGCACATTGCACTGGGGCCCAAAGAAACTTCGTTTACTTTTCAGATGGATGTGAGTCACGTAGAGGCCACCCCCAGCTGGACAAGAAAGGCAGGAACGGAAGCAGAAGCTCACGGTGTGTCTGACCGTGGTGCCTGGAGAGACGTGGACAGTAGGAATGACCAGGCAGCCGGCGGGAGCCTTAAGGCCCCTGCTGGGGCTGGACACCAGGCCCACGGGGAGCAGGGCAAGGAGCAGGCAGAGTTTGATAAGACGGTGCAGCTGCAGAGAATGGTAGACCAAAGGTCGGTGATTTCGGATGAAAAGAAAGTTGCCGTCCTCTATCTAGACAATGAGGAGGAGGAGCATGATGGGCATTGGTTTTGA